Proteins encoded together in one Planctopirus ephydatiae window:
- a CDS encoding glutamate synthase subunit beta, giving the protein MGKPTGFKEFTRQVPEDRSPKLRILDWNEFHDHMAEDDLRKQGARCMDCGVPFCHTGQLMAGMAAGCPINNLIPEWNDLVYRGHWHEALDRLHKTNNFPEFTGRVCPAPCEGSCVLGITNPPVTIKNIECSIIDKGFEEGWVVPRKPLHRTGKKVAVIGSGPAGLSAAAQLNSAGHLVTVFERADRIGGLLMYGIPNMKLEKHVVERRVKLLEEEGVVFKTGVEVGRQLPADQLKKEFDAIVLCMGATRPRDLPIAGRQLKGIHFAMEFLHANTKSLLDSELSNGQYITAKDKHVVVIGGGDTGNDCLGTSARHGCKSLTNLEIVPKSPEERAANNPWPQWPKTYKVDYGHAEAAAVFGHDPRLYSTTALEFVGNEAGHVKAIRISQVEAAPPFKPIAGTEREIPADLVLLAMGFLGPESPISEQLGVSLDERSNYKAEHGKFATNVPGVFAAGDCRRGQSLVVWAINEGRGVARAVDLHLMGKTDLTA; this is encoded by the coding sequence ATGGGAAAGCCCACAGGTTTCAAAGAGTTCACCCGTCAGGTTCCGGAAGATCGTTCACCCAAGCTGCGGATTCTCGACTGGAATGAATTCCATGATCACATGGCTGAGGACGATCTGCGTAAGCAGGGTGCCCGCTGCATGGATTGTGGCGTCCCGTTCTGTCATACGGGTCAATTGATGGCCGGCATGGCGGCTGGTTGTCCGATTAACAACCTCATTCCTGAATGGAACGATCTGGTTTATCGTGGCCACTGGCACGAAGCCCTGGATCGCCTTCATAAAACCAATAACTTTCCAGAATTCACAGGTCGTGTGTGTCCTGCTCCATGTGAGGGCTCTTGTGTGCTGGGGATTACCAATCCTCCGGTCACCATCAAGAACATTGAATGTTCGATTATCGATAAAGGCTTTGAAGAGGGCTGGGTTGTTCCCCGGAAACCGCTTCATCGAACGGGCAAGAAGGTCGCGGTGATTGGCTCAGGGCCTGCCGGTTTATCGGCAGCTGCTCAGCTAAACAGTGCGGGTCATCTTGTCACCGTCTTTGAGCGAGCCGACAGAATCGGCGGGCTGCTCATGTACGGCATCCCGAATATGAAGCTCGAAAAGCATGTCGTCGAGCGGCGTGTGAAGTTGCTCGAAGAAGAAGGCGTCGTTTTCAAGACGGGTGTCGAGGTAGGACGCCAGCTGCCTGCGGATCAACTCAAGAAAGAGTTCGACGCAATTGTTCTCTGTATGGGTGCCACACGTCCGCGTGATCTTCCGATTGCTGGCCGGCAACTTAAGGGGATTCATTTTGCGATGGAGTTCCTGCACGCCAACACCAAGAGTCTGCTTGATTCGGAGCTGTCGAATGGACAGTACATCACTGCCAAAGATAAGCATGTCGTTGTCATCGGTGGTGGCGATACAGGTAATGATTGCCTGGGAACATCGGCCCGTCATGGCTGCAAGAGCCTGACGAATCTGGAAATCGTGCCTAAGTCGCCTGAAGAACGTGCAGCGAATAACCCCTGGCCGCAATGGCCCAAGACCTACAAGGTCGATTACGGTCATGCGGAAGCTGCCGCTGTCTTTGGCCACGATCCTCGTCTTTACAGCACGACAGCTCTTGAGTTTGTGGGGAATGAAGCAGGCCATGTGAAAGCGATCCGCATTTCGCAGGTTGAAGCGGCTCCTCCCTTTAAGCCGATTGCCGGGACCGAGCGTGAGATTCCCGCCGATCTTGTTCTGCTGGCCATGGGTTTTCTCGGGCCTGAGTCACCGATCTCGGAGCAGTTGGGCGTCTCGCTTGATGAGCGTTCGAACTACAAGGCCGAGCACGGCAAGTTCGCAACCAACGTTCCTGGCGTATTTGCTGCTGGTGACTGCCGACGTGGCCAGAGTCTCGTGGTCTGGGCGATCAACGAAGGCCGCGGCGTGGCCCGTGCTGTCGATCTGCATTTGATGGGAAAGACAGATTTGACGGCGTAA